The following DNA comes from Blattabacterium cuenoti.
AAATCCAATTCGGAATGTCTGAAATTGGTTCTTTATTACTAATAGGAGGTATTTTTTATTATATTTTATTTTCAAATTTGAATAAGAGAAAACCAAATGCTTCCAAAGGAAATCCTTTTTTTCAAGAAAGTAAAAATTATGAATATCCTTATATGTAAAACTTTAATTTAAGATAATTTTCTTTGTAAGAAAAAATTCTACTTTTTTATATTATGTATGAAATGAAAAATCTGTAATACGTAATATAAAAAATGAATTTGTAAAAATACTATTGAATGTTGGTTGATTAAAAACGTTTTAACGTTTGTAATATTGATAAACTTCCGTTCAATATGAAAAACAAATTTATGATGAAATATAAAAAAAAAAGATCTTTTTTTTATATTATTAATTAATCATTTTTTATCTTTCAAAAAGTTCATGATTGATTTATTAGAACCGAATAGAGTTAATATGTCTCCTTTTTGTAAAATAGTATCTCCTGTAACAAGTCCGATTACTTTTCTTGTTGAATTATTCTCTTTGTTATACATAGTTTTTTTCATATTTTCTCGTATTACGGTAATTAAAGAAACAGAATATTTTTGTGTTAACTTTAAACTTTTAACAGACTTCCCATTAAAAGAAAATGGAGAAAAAACTTCTGCTATAGAATGTTTATTATCCACTCTGAAATAATCTAATGCATAATTGAAAGATATTTGTTTAGTTAATCTAAATGCAGCATCCTGTTCTGGATGAACAACATCATTAATCCCCATAGCTTCTAATATTGTATCATGTATTTTTGATAAAGATCTACTGATTATTCTAAGATGTTTATATTTTTTTTTTAAAATAGCTGTTGTTACTATTGAGGCCCCTTCATTTTCTCCTATCGCTACAATTCCTAAATCAGCTTGTTGAATAGGTAATACTTTATAAGCGGATTCATTATTAGCATCCATACATACTACATTCGCTATATGATCTTTTAATAAATCTACCTGTTCCATTTTTTGATCTATTCCGAATACTTCATGTCCATTATCTGTTAAATTAAGAGCTAAAGATCTTCCAAAATTACCTAATCCAATAATTATAATCTTCATATTATTTCATTAATTAATAAGAATATCCCCTATAGGATATCTATAACAATAATGATAATTAATTCTATGATTTCTTAATAAACCAATCATTACATTGAAAACTCCTATTCTTCCTAATAACATTAAACATATTAAAACTAATTTACTACCATTTGATAAATTAGAAGTAATCCCTAAAGATAATCCTGCTGTTGAAAAAGCAGAAAAAACTTCAAAAGAAATAGACAAAATATCCTTTTTAGGATCCAATATAATAATCATCAAAATACTTATATATATAACAATTAAAGATAATATAATAATTGAAAAAGCTAATCGAACTGATTCTGAAGATATCTCTTTTCTTTGAATTTCTAATCTTTTTTTTCCTTTAGATAAAGAAACAATATTCATCAAAGCTAGTGCAAAAGTACTAGTTTTGATCCCTCCACCAGTAGATGCCGGAGAAGCACCTATCCACATCAAAAAAATCGTAAAAAAAATAGTAACAGGAGCTAAAGAACTCATATTTAAAACATGAAAACCTGCGGTTCTAGATGTCGCAGAAGAAAAAAATGAAGCCATCCATTTTCCATAAAAAGAAGAATGCTCCGATAGAGAACAATAATATTCACTAACGTAATAAAAAATAGTTCCAAAAAAAAGTAGAAAAAAAGTAGTAAATACAACGATTTTTGTATTTAAAGTTACTATATGTACAGGATATCGAAAATATTCATCTTTAAAAATTCTATAAAAATATTTTTTTATAGTAAACCATATATATGTAAAAAAATTAAATAAAATATGAAACCCTATCCCTCCTAATATCAATAAACAAGCAACAATAAATTGCAACAAATAATTAAATCTTACAGTTTCTGAATACAAACCTTTGCTAAGAGTAGAAAAACCACTATTACAAAAAGCAGATATAGAATGAAAAATAGAAAAAAATAAAGGACTATCGGTTTCTATTATAGTTTTATCTCTAATTGAAAAATAAATTAGTAAGGTTCCTATAGATTCAACTGTCAAAGTGAACATAACTACTTTAACTGCTAAACTAAGAACATTACTTGTAGTTTTTGTATTTAAAAAATTACTAATAAAAATAGCTTCTTTAAAAGAAAATCCATTCCTAAAAAAAAAACTAAAAAAAGAAGTGATAGTTAAAATACCTAAACCTCCTAGTTCCACCAAAATAAGTATAATGACTTTTCCCAAATAAGTAAAATCTTTAGCTGTATCTAATACAACTAACCCAGTTACACATACGGCACTAGTAGAAGTAAATAATGCATCTACAAAGGATATTCTTTTCACTGTTGAAGCCGGTAACATTAATAAAATGGATCCTAAAAAAGATAGAAATACAAAACTAGTAATAAGTATAAAAGCAGGATTATATATTTTAATATATATTATCCGCATAAAATAAGTAACACGAATTAGGATATATAAAATTAAACTAATAAGTAAAGATATTTTGATATCTGTTGTTATTTTTCCTTCTTTGTAGAAGAATATTTTTACAAAAGAAAAAACAATAAAAATTATTAATATAAAAAAAGACAAAAAAATCATGGATTTATAACTTTTTTCAATATTCTTATCAAATAGAATAAATAAGTGTATAATACTTATAGAAGAGACTATACCTATAAGGATTTCCGATTGAAAAAAGTGAAAAGCATTCCATCCTAGATATACAATAATATAAATAAATATAATTGGGGTTGCATATTCTAAAATATTTCGAAGTTTAATTCTAATCATTTCCTAATGAAATATTTTTTTACTATTCTTCTAATATTTTTTTTTCTTTTTTTTAATTTTTTCAGTATACTGAAATATAAAAATATCATAATCAATCTCTACTTTTCTTTTTTATAATCATTTTATCAAAAATTGATATTATTAAACTTAAATTTTGGATGAGATAAAATAAATAATTTTTCTTTTAACAAAAAAATGATTTTTATCTTATTAAATAATCTTATTTAGTAAAAAAAAAGGGAATTTATGTTTTATGGTTCTCTTATTTTTTATCATCTAGTTTGTTTTCATTTTTTAATATAAATAATAAAAAATGGAATTTTACTACTAATTATAACTCAATAATGAATTAAATCCATTTTTTTATATATAAAAATTACAATTCTAATATTTAGAATCGAAAATATATTCATTATGTTATTGAAATAAAAGACTTTTTTTTAATGCATAAATAATTATTACTTTAAAATAGAAAAAATAATATATTATTTTTTTTATTTTAATTATAAATAATTTATTTTCAGTATATTTTTTATGATTTTTAATAAATTTTTTTCATCAAAAATCCTTTCAATTTTACAAATAGAAAGGAAGAAATTTTTCTATATTATTGAATTCCTTATTACAATATTTTACATAAGAAATCTCAGACATATCCATTGATGATGGATATGTTTGGAAAAACAATTTATTATTTTTTACAGATAAAAATTTATCTGCTATAAAATTTCCTAAAAAATAGACCTTTTTATCTTTTTTTTTAGAAAAAGTTTTGAAAAAATTGTCATTAAACTTTTTTATAAAAATAGGGCTCAGTCTTTTTTTATATTCATTAAATAATGAAGTATAAAATAAATCAGATTTAGCATGAATCATAGGGATAAAAATACCACTTTTTATATTATTAAATTTATGAACAAGAATAGTTAAAGAATCTATAGATAATAAAGGAATTCCCAAAGATAAACATAATCCTTTAGCAGCAGAAGCTCCTATTCTTAAAGAAGTATATGATCCTGGACCTTTACTAACACAAATAGATTTTAAATCTTTAAAATCTATTTTAGCTATTTTCATGGCATATTGTATGAACATATGTAATTTTTCTGAATGAAGATACCCTTCTGAACACTCCTCTATAGAGGCTATACATATTCCATTTTTTGCTATACTAATTGAGCAATTTTTTGTAGAAGTTTCTAAATTTAGAATTAAAGACATATATATAAAAAATACACTTTAAAAACAAATGATAAAAGAAGAAAAAATAATTCAACATATCGTATGTTGGTTAAAAAGATATATAAAAAAATCTCAATCAAATGGTTTTATTATTGGAATATCTGGAGGAATTGATTCTTCAGTTACATCTTATTTAGTAGCTCTAACAAAATTAGATACAATAATATTGGAAATGCCTATTTCAGAAAAAGAGGATAGTTTATTATCTAAAAAACATGCAAAATTTTTAACTGATAAATTTGATAATGTTCATTATTTAAAAAAAGATTTATCCACTTTATTCATTTCCTTTTGTCATACTATGAATATAAAAAACAAAACCAAGGAAAACACACTTTTAGCATTAGCTAATGTTAAATCTCGTTTACGAATGTTAATGTTATATTATTACGCTAATATAAAAAATTATCTTGTTGTTGGAACTGGAAACAAAATAGAAGATTTTGGAGTAGGTTTTTTTACAAAATATGGAGATGGTGGAGTTGATTTACTTCCTATAGCAGATTTGACTAAAAGTGATATTCGTTTGATAGCTAAAAAATTGAATATTATAAATGAAATTCAAGAAGCAAAACCAACAGATGGTCTTTGGGAAGATCAACGATCGGATGAAGAACAATTAGGAGCAACTTATGAAGAATTGGAATGGGCTATGAAAATTATAAAGAAAAAAAATTACAATTTTTGTACAACAGAAAACAAAAAAATATTAAAAATATATCAAACTTTACATAGAAAAAATAACCATAAATTGGTTCCAATCCCTATATGTAAAATTCCAAAAATATTAAAATGGGAATGATATCTTCTTTTTATTAAATAAAATATCGTTTTTGTAACTTTATTTTTTATGATGAAAGAAAAAAATAAAAATAAAAATTCTATTTTAAATCATTCATATTTACGAAAAGATGCTTTTTGTAATATAAGTGATCAAGAAAAAATTGAAAAAATAGAAAAACATTTTTTTCAAATTATGAAAGTTTTAGGACTAAATATGAATGATGATAGTTTACGTTTAACTCCTAAACGTGTAGCAAAAATGTTTATACAAGAAATATTTAGTGGTCTTGATCCAAAAAAAATACCTAAACCTTCTATTTTCGAAAATAAATATAAGTATAATCAGATGTTAATAGAAAAAAATATCACAGTTTATTCTACCTGTGAACATCATTTTCTACCTATTGTAGGAAAAGCTCATGTCGGTTATATATCTCATGGAAAAGTTGTTGGACTTTCCAAAATTAATAGGATTGTGAATTTTTATGCAAGAAGACCACAAGTACAAGAACGTTTAACAATGCAAATTGTAGAATATTTACAAAATATATTAGATACAAAAGATGTAGCTTGTATAATAGAGGCAAAACATTTGTGCGTCAACTCTCGTGGAATTAGAGATATAGATAGTACTACGATTACAACTGAATTTATAGGATCTTTTAAGGAAAATTCAGAAGTTCGAAAAGAATTTTTACATCATATTGGAATATCGTAAAACACATGAATACAGTAAGTTATGGTAATTTAAAAATATATAATTCTTTAACAGGAAAAAAGGAATTATTTAAACCTATTCACAAAAAATATGTAGGTATTTACGTTTGTGGACCTACAGTTTACAATCATTTACATTTGGGGAATTGTCGTACTTTTATATCTTTTGATATTATTTTTCGTTATTTCAAACATTTAGGTTATAAAGTTCGATATGTAAGAAATATTACTGATGTAGGACATTTAGAAAATGAGAATAAAGATACAGAAGATAAAATTTCTAAAAAATCTCGTATAGAAGGACTTGAACCTATGGAAATTGTTCAAAAATATACTCTTTCTTTTCATAATTTATTGAATATTTTGAATGTTTTACCTCCAAATATAGAACCAACAGCTACAGGTCATATTATAGAACAAATAGATATGATTCAAGAATTGATAAAAAAAAAATTGGCATATGAAATAAATGGTTCTGTTTATTTTAATCTAAAAGAATATAGAAAATTTTATTCTTATGGAATTCTTAGTAAAAATAAAATTAACCAACTTTTTAATAAAAAATTAAAATTTTCAAAAGAAAAACATTCTTTTCAAGATTTTTCTCTTTGGAAAAAAGCGAATACCAATCATATCATGAATTGGAATTCTCCATGGGGAAAAGGGTTCCCAGGTTGGCATATAGAGTGTACTGTTATGAGTACAAAATATTTAGGAGAAACTTTTGATATTCACGGAGGGGGTCTTGATTTAAAATTTCCTCACCATGAATGTGAATTGGCACAAGCTACGGGTTTTTTTAATAAAAAAGATTTTGCACATTATTGGATGCATACCAACATGTTAACCTTAAATGGAAAAAAAATGAGCAAATCTACGGGTAACTTTTTGGAATTAAAAGACATACTTCATGGAAATGGAAACATTTTTTCTCCTAGTATTATTAGATTTTTCATTTTACAATCTCATTATAGAAGCATTATGAATTTTTCAAACAAAGGACTTGAAAATGCTGAAAAAGGATATATACGTATTATGAAAGCTATCAACATACTGAAAAATTTTCATTCCAATACATCAATACAAAAAAATCATAATTTTGATGTTTATCGATGGATAAATGGTTGTTATAATGCTATTAATGATGATTTTAACCTTCCTTTATTAATAGCTTATTTATTTGAAGCTACACATGTTGTTAATTCTTCTTATATAGAAAATATTAATCATATAGATTTACTAAAAAAATATATGACTCATTTCGTTTTTGATATTTTAGGTCTTCAAGAACCAAAAAATAATTCTTCTATCAATGAAAATTCGAAGAAAAAATTAGAAATACTCACTGAAAGACTAATTCAATTTCGTGTAGAAGCACGAGAAAAAAAAAATTGGAATTTATCGGATAGAATTCGTGAAGAACTATCTCATATCGGAATATTCTTACATGATAGATAATCAATTATTTTAAAGCTTGGTCTATATCCTCTATAAGATCTTCTATATTCTCTATTCCAATAGATAAACGAATAAGAGAATCTTGTATTCCAGATTTTATTCTAATCTCCTTAGGGGTAGATTTATGAGTCATAGTAGCAGGATGACAGATTAAACTTTTTGTTCCTCCTAAACTTTCTGCTAGCTTAAAAAATTTAGTTGATGTAACAATTTTTTTTGCTGATTCTATTTTATCGTTTTTCATGCTAAAAGAAACAATTCCTCCAAAATACCGTTGTTGTTTTATTGCTATCAAATGATTTTTATGATAGGGTAATCCTGGGTAATAAATCTTGTCTATATTTTTTTTCTTTTCCAAAAAAGAAGCAATTCTAAATGCATTTTTAGATTGTTTTTTTACACGTAGATATAAGGTTTGACTTCCTCTAATCGTTAACCAACAATCAATAGGAGATAAAACTCCTCCTGTTGCATTTTGAATATACTTTAATTTTTCATATAAATCAGGATTTTTTACTGTAGCTAATCCAGCTAATACATCTGAATGTCCCGCTAAATATTTCGTTGCGCTATGAATCACTATATCGGCGTGTAACTTAAGAGGGTTTTGAATAGCAGGAGAAGCAAAAGTATTATCTACTACAACTAATAGTTTTGGATTTTTATTTTTTGATTTTATGCTGATATCTTCTATATCAGATACTTTTAAAGTAGGATTCGTAGGAGTTTCCAGCCAAACCAATTTTGTCTTTTTAGAAATAACATTAATACATTCTTCTACATTAGTTGTATCTATAAACTTAGTATGAATGCCCAATTTTTTATATAAATTTAGTAGACGAAACGTCCCTCCATAAATATCGTCTACAGCTACTATTTCATCTCCACATTCTAATAGTTTTAAAACAGCATCTACAGCCGCTAATCCAGAAGAAAAGGCTAAACTAGCATAACCATATTCTAAACTAGTAATTAAATTTTCTAATATCTTCCTTGTAGGATTATTTGTTCTTGTATAATCAAATCCTTTATGAACTCCAGGAGCTTTTTGTATATAAGTAGATGTTTGATAAATAGGCGTAGAAATAGCACCCGTCAGAGGATCAGACAAAATATTTTGAATGAGTTTTGTTTCTTCCTTCATTGTGTAAGAATAAAATTAGATATGCAAATGTACTCTTCAAAAAATGAAAATGCAATTGTTTAAAAAAATTATTTTATATTGATGATGACATTTTTTTTATAAAAAATATAAATTTGTTTTCTATTTTTATAGAATATGATAAAAATCATACGTTTATTATTTTTTCTTGTATTCTTTTTTTTCTGTTTTTCTTGTTGTAAAGAAAAAAAACATGAAAAAACAAATAACCATAGAAATAAAATAAATATAGATCATACAATATTTAATCACATTAATGATTCTCATGAATGGCATATTGCAGGAACTTATGATCATGGAATTGTTTTTTCACTACCTGTGTTTTTATGGAATAGAAATAATAATGGATTAGAAATTTTTTTTTCTTCTAGATTTTCATGTAAAAAAAAAGTGGTAATAGGAAAACATGGATATTATAAAATGTTTAATGGAAGAATATATACAACTAATTCTAGAGGAACATTATATTTAGATAAAAAAGGAATTCCAAAAAATGATAAACCGTTAGATTTTTCTATTACTAAAAATGTAATATCCTTATTTATTTCCTTTTTTTTATTGTGTTATATTTTTATACGTATGAAATATAGTTATGAAAATAATCAAACCAAATGGAATTTGGGTATTCTCATGGAATTTTTAATTGTATTTATACGTGATGAAATTGCCATTCCTAATATGGGAAATAAATATAAAATTTATCTACCTTTTTTATTGACATCCTTTTTTTTTATTTTAACTAATAATTTAATGGGGATGATTCCAGGATTTCCAAATATAACTGGTAATATCAATATTACCTTTGTACTGGCTACTGCTACATTTTTGATTACCAATATAAATGCAACTAAAAGTTATTGGAAACATACTTTTTGTATGACTGGAGTTCCAGTAGGAATTAAATTTTTATTAGCTCCTATAGAATTTTTAGGAATTTTTATTCGTCCATTAACTTTATGTATTCGTTTATTTGCTAATATAACAGCTGGACATATAATTATTTTAAGTTTTATTTGTCTCATTTTTATTTTTAAAAATTTTTTTATAGCTGGGTTTTCCATTATTTTTGGTTTTTTTATTTCTTTATTAGAAATTATGGTAGCTTTTTTACAAGCTTTTATTTTTACTACTTTATCGGCATTACTTATAGGAATGTCTGTAAAAAATTATGAAAATGAAACGCATTAAAAATTAAAATTAATATGGATATAGATTTAACTTATTCAGGAATAGCAGCTTTAGGAGCTGGATTTGCGGTAATAGGTGCAGGTATAGGAATTGGAAAAATTGGAAGTTCTGCTATGGATGCTATTTCTAGACAACCTGAAGCTTCAGATAAAATACAAAATGCAATGATTATTGTAGCTGCACTTATTGAAGGAGCTGCTCTTTTTGGAATAGTAACTGCATTATTAGCTGTATTTAAATAAAATTAGTTATGGATTTAGTTACTCCTTCTATTGGATTGATTGTTTGGCATTCTATTATATTTATAATGCTTATATTATTTCTTTCCAAATTTGCATGGAATCCAATAATCAATTTTATTGATCAAAGAGAAGAAAAAATTAGAAAGTCTATTCAAAAAGCAAATCAAATACAAAAAGA
Coding sequences within:
- a CDS encoding potassium channel family protein, with the protein product MKIIIIGLGNFGRSLALNLTDNGHEVFGIDQKMEQVDLLKDHIANVVCMDANNESAYKVLPIQQADLGIVAIGENEGASIVTTAILKKKYKHLRIISRSLSKIHDTILEAMGINDVVHPEQDAAFRLTKQISFNYALDYFRVDNKHSIAEVFSPFSFNGKSVKSLKLTQKYSVSLITVIRENMKKTMYNKENNSTRKVIGLVTGDTILQKGDILTLFGSNKSIMNFLKDKK
- a CDS encoding TrkH family potassium uptake protein, which gives rise to MIRIKLRNILEYATPIIFIYIIVYLGWNAFHFFQSEILIGIVSSISIIHLFILFDKNIEKSYKSMIFLSFFILIIFIVFSFVKIFFYKEGKITTDIKISLLISLILYILIRVTYFMRIIYIKIYNPAFILITSFVFLSFLGSILLMLPASTVKRISFVDALFTSTSAVCVTGLVVLDTAKDFTYLGKVIILILVELGGLGILTITSFFSFFFRNGFSFKEAIFISNFLNTKTTSNVLSLAVKVVMFTLTVESIGTLLIYFSIRDKTIIETDSPLFFSIFHSISAFCNSGFSTLSKGLYSETVRFNYLLQFIVACLLILGGIGFHILFNFFTYIWFTIKKYFYRIFKDEYFRYPVHIVTLNTKIVVFTTFFLLFFGTIFYYVSEYYCSLSEHSSFYGKWMASFFSSATSRTAGFHVLNMSSLAPVTIFFTIFLMWIGASPASTGGGIKTSTFALALMNIVSLSKGKKRLEIQRKEISSESVRLAFSIIILSLIVIYISILMIIILDPKKDILSISFEVFSAFSTAGLSLGITSNLSNGSKLVLICLMLLGRIGVFNVMIGLLRNHRINYHYCYRYPIGDILIN
- the tsaB gene encoding tRNA (adenosine(37)-N6)-threonylcarbamoyltransferase complex dimerization subunit type 1 TsaB is translated as MSLILNLETSTKNCSISIAKNGICIASIEECSEGYLHSEKLHMFIQYAMKIAKIDFKDLKSICVSKGPGSYTSLRIGASAAKGLCLSLGIPLLSIDSLTILVHKFNNIKSGIFIPMIHAKSDLFYTSLFNEYKKRLSPIFIKKFNDNFFKTFSKKKDKKVYFLGNFIADKFLSVKNNKLFFQTYPSSMDMSEISYVKYCNKEFNNIEKFLPFYL
- the nadE gene encoding NAD(+) synthase is translated as MIKEEKIIQHIVCWLKRYIKKSQSNGFIIGISGGIDSSVTSYLVALTKLDTIILEMPISEKEDSLLSKKHAKFLTDKFDNVHYLKKDLSTLFISFCHTMNIKNKTKENTLLALANVKSRLRMLMLYYYANIKNYLVVGTGNKIEDFGVGFFTKYGDGGVDLLPIADLTKSDIRLIAKKLNIINEIQEAKPTDGLWEDQRSDEEQLGATYEELEWAMKIIKKKNYNFCTTENKKILKIYQTLHRKNNHKLVPIPICKIPKILKWE
- the folE gene encoding GTP cyclohydrolase I FolE, with translation MMKEKNKNKNSILNHSYLRKDAFCNISDQEKIEKIEKHFFQIMKVLGLNMNDDSLRLTPKRVAKMFIQEIFSGLDPKKIPKPSIFENKYKYNQMLIEKNITVYSTCEHHFLPIVGKAHVGYISHGKVVGLSKINRIVNFYARRPQVQERLTMQIVEYLQNILDTKDVACIIEAKHLCVNSRGIRDIDSTTITTEFIGSFKENSEVRKEFLHHIGIS
- the cysS gene encoding cysteine--tRNA ligase, with the translated sequence MNTVSYGNLKIYNSLTGKKELFKPIHKKYVGIYVCGPTVYNHLHLGNCRTFISFDIIFRYFKHLGYKVRYVRNITDVGHLENENKDTEDKISKKSRIEGLEPMEIVQKYTLSFHNLLNILNVLPPNIEPTATGHIIEQIDMIQELIKKKLAYEINGSVYFNLKEYRKFYSYGILSKNKINQLFNKKLKFSKEKHSFQDFSLWKKANTNHIMNWNSPWGKGFPGWHIECTVMSTKYLGETFDIHGGGLDLKFPHHECELAQATGFFNKKDFAHYWMHTNMLTLNGKKMSKSTGNFLELKDILHGNGNIFSPSIIRFFILQSHYRSIMNFSNKGLENAEKGYIRIMKAINILKNFHSNTSIQKNHNFDVYRWINGCYNAINDDFNLPLLIAYLFEATHVVNSSYIENINHIDLLKKYMTHFVFDILGLQEPKNNSSINENSKKKLEILTERLIQFRVEAREKKNWNLSDRIREELSHIGIFLHDR
- a CDS encoding trans-sulfuration enzyme family protein; the encoded protein is MKEETKLIQNILSDPLTGAISTPIYQTSTYIQKAPGVHKGFDYTRTNNPTRKILENLITSLEYGYASLAFSSGLAAVDAVLKLLECGDEIVAVDDIYGGTFRLLNLYKKLGIHTKFIDTTNVEECINVISKKTKLVWLETPTNPTLKVSDIEDISIKSKNKNPKLLVVVDNTFASPAIQNPLKLHADIVIHSATKYLAGHSDVLAGLATVKNPDLYEKLKYIQNATGGVLSPIDCWLTIRGSQTLYLRVKKQSKNAFRIASFLEKKKNIDKIYYPGLPYHKNHLIAIKQQRYFGGIVSFSMKNDKIESAKKIVTSTKFFKLAESLGGTKSLICHPATMTHKSTPKEIRIKSGIQDSLIRLSIGIENIEDLIEDIDQALK
- the atpB gene encoding F0F1 ATP synthase subunit A; the protein is MIKIIRLLFFLVFFFFCFSCCKEKKHEKTNNHRNKINIDHTIFNHINDSHEWHIAGTYDHGIVFSLPVFLWNRNNNGLEIFFSSRFSCKKKVVIGKHGYYKMFNGRIYTTNSRGTLYLDKKGIPKNDKPLDFSITKNVISLFISFFLLCYIFIRMKYSYENNQTKWNLGILMEFLIVFIRDEIAIPNMGNKYKIYLPFLLTSFFFILTNNLMGMIPGFPNITGNINITFVLATATFLITNINATKSYWKHTFCMTGVPVGIKFLLAPIEFLGIFIRPLTLCIRLFANITAGHIIILSFICLIFIFKNFFIAGFSIIFGFFISLLEIMVAFLQAFIFTTLSALLIGMSVKNYENETH
- the atpE gene encoding ATP synthase F0 subunit C codes for the protein MDIDLTYSGIAALGAGFAVIGAGIGIGKIGSSAMDAISRQPEASDKIQNAMIIVAALIEGAALFGIVTALLAVFK